One segment of Cyprinus carpio isolate SPL01 chromosome A17, ASM1834038v1, whole genome shotgun sequence DNA contains the following:
- the LOC109109660 gene encoding SPARC-related modular calcium-binding protein 1-like isoform X5 — protein sequence MYSHNLVIFVFWYSHALLMMCLPAASAQKSNGPRWLIGDRESPCSPVCSRSNSKPVCGSDGHSYDTSCDLERAKCKDRTLTLAHRGRCKGKNSVRIDQPLPAPTLVSEVKELTGMKEAGQTKCRTERIQALEQAKRPQESIFIPECNDDGTFAQVQCHTLTGYCWCVTTDGKPVSGSSVQNKTPVCSGNFREFMGTHAGTSGLSGSVTDKPGPPSSGRKVSFRFFLTLNPDDGSKPTPTMETHVVPEGEEITAPTLWIKQLVYKQNSSIPRKPEKVPSCDQERQAAQDEAQQNPREAVFIPDCGLQGLYKPVQCHQSTGYCWCVLVDTGRPIPGTSARYKKPECDGAARSRDSDMEDPFRDRDLTGCPEGKKVEFITSLLDALTTDMVMAINSPTPSGGGRFVEPDPSHTLEERVVHWYFAQLDNNGSHDINKKEMKPFKRYVKKKAKPKRCARKFTEYCDLNKDKTISLQELKGCLGANKEGSTTSSISSQGTRSSGLKTESSRR from the exons TGGCTAATAGGGGACAGAGAGAGCCCATGTTCCCCTGTGTGCTCCAGGAGTAACAGCAAGCCTGTGTGTGGGTCAGATGGACACAGTTATGATACCAGCTGTGACCTGGAGAGGGCGAAATGCAAGGACCGCACGCTCACCCTCGCCCACAGAGGCCGATGCAAAG gTAAAAACTCGGTGAGGATAGATCAGCCTCTTCCTGCACCCACACTTGTTTCAGAGGTCAAAGAGTTGACAGGTATGAAAG AAGCGGGCCAGACAAAATGTCGGACTGAGAGGATTCAGGCTCTGGAACAGGCCAAAAGGCCACAGGAATCCATTTTTATCCCAGAATGCAATGACGATGGAACATTTGCCCAG GTCCAATGTCACACCCTCACAGGATACTGCTGGTGCGTGACGACAGATGGCAAGCCAGTGAGCGGCTCTTCTGTCCAGAACAAAACACCAGTGTGTTCag GAAACTTCCGTGAATTTATGGGAACTCATGCTGGGACAAGTGGATTGTCAG GGTCAGTAACCGATAAGCCGGGACCTCCTAGTTCTGGCAGAAAAG TCTCTTTCCGTTTCTTTCTCACCCTCAATCCAGATGATGGTTCCAAGCCAACACCAACCATGGAGACGCATGTTGTCCCAGAAGGTGAGG aaattacaGCTCCAACGTTGTGGATTAAGCAGCTGGTGTACAAACAGAACAGTTCAATCCCTAGGAAGCCAG AGAAAGTTCCCTCTTGTGACCAGGAGAGGCAGGCCGCTCAAGATGAGGCTCAGCAGAACCCACGGGAGGCTGTCTTTATCCCTGACTGCGGCCTGCAGGGCCTCTACAAGCCGGTCCAGTGCCACCAGTCCACTGGGTACTGCTGGTGTGTGCTGGTGGACACTGGGAGACCCATACCTGGAACCTCTGCGAG GTATAAGAAACCAGAATGTGATGGTGCGGCTCGTTCTCGAGACTCAGACATGGAAGATCCTTTTAGAGACAGAGATCTGACAG GGTGTCCAGAGGGAAAGAAAGTGGAATTCATAACCAGCCTGTTGGATGCCCTTACTACTGACATGGTGATGGCTATCAACTCACCAACCCCCTCTGGTGGTGGGAG GTTTGTTGAGCCTGACCCAAGCCACACACTGGAGGAACGGGTGGTTCATTGGTACTTTGCCCAGCTGGATAATAATGGCAGTCACGATATCAACAAGAAGGAGATGAAGCCCTTCAAGCGCTATGTAAAGAAGAAAGCTAAACCCAAACGATGTGCCCGCAAGTTCACCGAATACTGTGACCTTAACAAGGACAAGACTATCTCCCTTCAAGAACTCAAAGGATGCCTAGGTGCCAATAAAGAAG GTAGCACTACAAGCAGCATCAGCAGTCAGGGGACAAG
- the LOC109109660 gene encoding SPARC-related modular calcium-binding protein 1-like isoform X9 encodes MYSHNLVIFVFWYSHALLMMCLPAASAQKSNGPRWLIGDRESPCSPVCSRSNSKPVCGSDGHSYDTSCDLERAKCKDRTLTLAHRGRCKGKNSVRIDQPLPAPTLVSEVKELTGMKEAGQTKCRTERIQALEQAKRPQESIFIPECNDDGTFAQVQCHTLTGYCWCVTTDGKPVSGSSVQNKTPVCSGNFREFMGTHAGTSGLSGSVTDKPGPPSSGRKVSFRFFLTLNPDDGSKPTPTMETHVVPEGEEITAPTLWIKQLVYKQNSSIPRKPEKVPSCDQERQAAQDEAQQNPREAVFIPDCGLQGLYKPVQCHQSTGYCWCVLVDTGRPIPGTSARYKKPECDGAARSRDSDMEDPFRDRDLTGCPEGKKVEFITSLLDALTTDMVMAINSPTPSGGGRFVEPDPSHTLEERVVHWYFAQLDNNGSHDINKKEMKPFKRYVKKKAKPKRCARKFTEYCDLNKDKTISLQELKGCLGSTTSSISSQGTRQGTNLFIGRLV; translated from the exons TGGCTAATAGGGGACAGAGAGAGCCCATGTTCCCCTGTGTGCTCCAGGAGTAACAGCAAGCCTGTGTGTGGGTCAGATGGACACAGTTATGATACCAGCTGTGACCTGGAGAGGGCGAAATGCAAGGACCGCACGCTCACCCTCGCCCACAGAGGCCGATGCAAAG gTAAAAACTCGGTGAGGATAGATCAGCCTCTTCCTGCACCCACACTTGTTTCAGAGGTCAAAGAGTTGACAGGTATGAAAG AAGCGGGCCAGACAAAATGTCGGACTGAGAGGATTCAGGCTCTGGAACAGGCCAAAAGGCCACAGGAATCCATTTTTATCCCAGAATGCAATGACGATGGAACATTTGCCCAG GTCCAATGTCACACCCTCACAGGATACTGCTGGTGCGTGACGACAGATGGCAAGCCAGTGAGCGGCTCTTCTGTCCAGAACAAAACACCAGTGTGTTCag GAAACTTCCGTGAATTTATGGGAACTCATGCTGGGACAAGTGGATTGTCAG GGTCAGTAACCGATAAGCCGGGACCTCCTAGTTCTGGCAGAAAAG TCTCTTTCCGTTTCTTTCTCACCCTCAATCCAGATGATGGTTCCAAGCCAACACCAACCATGGAGACGCATGTTGTCCCAGAAGGTGAGG aaattacaGCTCCAACGTTGTGGATTAAGCAGCTGGTGTACAAACAGAACAGTTCAATCCCTAGGAAGCCAG AGAAAGTTCCCTCTTGTGACCAGGAGAGGCAGGCCGCTCAAGATGAGGCTCAGCAGAACCCACGGGAGGCTGTCTTTATCCCTGACTGCGGCCTGCAGGGCCTCTACAAGCCGGTCCAGTGCCACCAGTCCACTGGGTACTGCTGGTGTGTGCTGGTGGACACTGGGAGACCCATACCTGGAACCTCTGCGAG GTATAAGAAACCAGAATGTGATGGTGCGGCTCGTTCTCGAGACTCAGACATGGAAGATCCTTTTAGAGACAGAGATCTGACAG GGTGTCCAGAGGGAAAGAAAGTGGAATTCATAACCAGCCTGTTGGATGCCCTTACTACTGACATGGTGATGGCTATCAACTCACCAACCCCCTCTGGTGGTGGGAG GTTTGTTGAGCCTGACCCAAGCCACACACTGGAGGAACGGGTGGTTCATTGGTACTTTGCCCAGCTGGATAATAATGGCAGTCACGATATCAACAAGAAGGAGATGAAGCCCTTCAAGCGCTATGTAAAGAAGAAAGCTAAACCCAAACGATGTGCCCGCAAGTTCACCGAATACTGTGACCTTAACAAGGACAAGACTATCTCCCTTCAAGAACTCAAAGGATGCCTAG GTAGCACTACAAGCAGCATCAGCAGTCAGGGGACAAGGCAAGGGACAAATTTGTTCA
- the LOC109109660 gene encoding SPARC-related modular calcium-binding protein 1-like isoform X2 produces the protein MYSHNLVIFVFWYSHALLMMCLPAASAQKSNGPRWLIGDRESPCSPVCSRSNSKPVCGSDGHSYDTSCDLERAKCKDRTLTLAHRGRCKGKNSVRIDQPLPAPTLVSEVKELTGMKEAGQTKCRTERIQALEQAKRPQESIFIPECNDDGTFAQVQCHTLTGYCWCVTTDGKPVSGSSVQNKTPVCSGNFREFMGTHAGTSGLSGSVTDKPGPPSSGRKVSFRFFLTLNPDDGSKPTPTMETHVVPEGEEITAPTLWIKQLVYKQNSSIPRKPEKVPSCDQERQAAQDEAQQNPREAVFIPDCGLQGLYKPVQCHQSTGYCWCVLVDTGRPIPGTSARYKKPECDGAARSRDSDMEDPFRDRDLTGCPEGKKVEFITSLLDALTTDMVMAINSPTPSGGGRFVEPDPSHTLEERVVHWYFAQLDNNGSHDINKKEMKPFKRYVKKKAKPKRCARKFTEYCDLNKDKTISLQELKGCLGANKEGSTTSSISSQGTSRSSGLKTESSRR, from the exons TGGCTAATAGGGGACAGAGAGAGCCCATGTTCCCCTGTGTGCTCCAGGAGTAACAGCAAGCCTGTGTGTGGGTCAGATGGACACAGTTATGATACCAGCTGTGACCTGGAGAGGGCGAAATGCAAGGACCGCACGCTCACCCTCGCCCACAGAGGCCGATGCAAAG gTAAAAACTCGGTGAGGATAGATCAGCCTCTTCCTGCACCCACACTTGTTTCAGAGGTCAAAGAGTTGACAGGTATGAAAG AAGCGGGCCAGACAAAATGTCGGACTGAGAGGATTCAGGCTCTGGAACAGGCCAAAAGGCCACAGGAATCCATTTTTATCCCAGAATGCAATGACGATGGAACATTTGCCCAG GTCCAATGTCACACCCTCACAGGATACTGCTGGTGCGTGACGACAGATGGCAAGCCAGTGAGCGGCTCTTCTGTCCAGAACAAAACACCAGTGTGTTCag GAAACTTCCGTGAATTTATGGGAACTCATGCTGGGACAAGTGGATTGTCAG GGTCAGTAACCGATAAGCCGGGACCTCCTAGTTCTGGCAGAAAAG TCTCTTTCCGTTTCTTTCTCACCCTCAATCCAGATGATGGTTCCAAGCCAACACCAACCATGGAGACGCATGTTGTCCCAGAAGGTGAGG aaattacaGCTCCAACGTTGTGGATTAAGCAGCTGGTGTACAAACAGAACAGTTCAATCCCTAGGAAGCCAG AGAAAGTTCCCTCTTGTGACCAGGAGAGGCAGGCCGCTCAAGATGAGGCTCAGCAGAACCCACGGGAGGCTGTCTTTATCCCTGACTGCGGCCTGCAGGGCCTCTACAAGCCGGTCCAGTGCCACCAGTCCACTGGGTACTGCTGGTGTGTGCTGGTGGACACTGGGAGACCCATACCTGGAACCTCTGCGAG GTATAAGAAACCAGAATGTGATGGTGCGGCTCGTTCTCGAGACTCAGACATGGAAGATCCTTTTAGAGACAGAGATCTGACAG GGTGTCCAGAGGGAAAGAAAGTGGAATTCATAACCAGCCTGTTGGATGCCCTTACTACTGACATGGTGATGGCTATCAACTCACCAACCCCCTCTGGTGGTGGGAG GTTTGTTGAGCCTGACCCAAGCCACACACTGGAGGAACGGGTGGTTCATTGGTACTTTGCCCAGCTGGATAATAATGGCAGTCACGATATCAACAAGAAGGAGATGAAGCCCTTCAAGCGCTATGTAAAGAAGAAAGCTAAACCCAAACGATGTGCCCGCAAGTTCACCGAATACTGTGACCTTAACAAGGACAAGACTATCTCCCTTCAAGAACTCAAAGGATGCCTAGGTGCCAATAAAGAAG GTAGCACTACAAGCAGCATCAGCAGTCAGGGGACAAG
- the LOC109109660 gene encoding SPARC-related modular calcium-binding protein 1-like isoform X10 produces the protein MYSHNLVIFVFWYSHALLMMCLPAASAQKSNGPRWLIGDRESPCSPVCSRSNSKPVCGSDGHSYDTSCDLERAKCKDRTLTLAHRGRCKGKNSVRIDQPLPAPTLVSEVKELTGMKEAGQTKCRTERIQALEQAKRPQESIFIPECNDDGTFAQVQCHTLTGYCWCVTTDGKPVSGSSVQNKTPVCSGNFREFMGTHAGTSGLSGSVTDKPGPPSSGRKVSFRFFLTLNPDDGSKPTPTMETHVVPEGEEITAPTLWIKQLVYKQNSSIPRKPEKVPSCDQERQAAQDEAQQNPREAVFIPDCGLQGLYKPVQCHQSTGYCWCVLVDTGRPIPGTSARYKKPECDGAARSRDSDMEDPFRDRDLTGCPEGKKVEFITSLLDALTTDMVMAINSPTPSGGGRFVEPDPSHTLEERVVHWYFAQLDNNGSHDINKKEMKPFKRYVKKKAKPKRCARKFTEYCDLNKDKTISLQELKGCLGSTTSSISSQGTRSSGLKTESSRR, from the exons TGGCTAATAGGGGACAGAGAGAGCCCATGTTCCCCTGTGTGCTCCAGGAGTAACAGCAAGCCTGTGTGTGGGTCAGATGGACACAGTTATGATACCAGCTGTGACCTGGAGAGGGCGAAATGCAAGGACCGCACGCTCACCCTCGCCCACAGAGGCCGATGCAAAG gTAAAAACTCGGTGAGGATAGATCAGCCTCTTCCTGCACCCACACTTGTTTCAGAGGTCAAAGAGTTGACAGGTATGAAAG AAGCGGGCCAGACAAAATGTCGGACTGAGAGGATTCAGGCTCTGGAACAGGCCAAAAGGCCACAGGAATCCATTTTTATCCCAGAATGCAATGACGATGGAACATTTGCCCAG GTCCAATGTCACACCCTCACAGGATACTGCTGGTGCGTGACGACAGATGGCAAGCCAGTGAGCGGCTCTTCTGTCCAGAACAAAACACCAGTGTGTTCag GAAACTTCCGTGAATTTATGGGAACTCATGCTGGGACAAGTGGATTGTCAG GGTCAGTAACCGATAAGCCGGGACCTCCTAGTTCTGGCAGAAAAG TCTCTTTCCGTTTCTTTCTCACCCTCAATCCAGATGATGGTTCCAAGCCAACACCAACCATGGAGACGCATGTTGTCCCAGAAGGTGAGG aaattacaGCTCCAACGTTGTGGATTAAGCAGCTGGTGTACAAACAGAACAGTTCAATCCCTAGGAAGCCAG AGAAAGTTCCCTCTTGTGACCAGGAGAGGCAGGCCGCTCAAGATGAGGCTCAGCAGAACCCACGGGAGGCTGTCTTTATCCCTGACTGCGGCCTGCAGGGCCTCTACAAGCCGGTCCAGTGCCACCAGTCCACTGGGTACTGCTGGTGTGTGCTGGTGGACACTGGGAGACCCATACCTGGAACCTCTGCGAG GTATAAGAAACCAGAATGTGATGGTGCGGCTCGTTCTCGAGACTCAGACATGGAAGATCCTTTTAGAGACAGAGATCTGACAG GGTGTCCAGAGGGAAAGAAAGTGGAATTCATAACCAGCCTGTTGGATGCCCTTACTACTGACATGGTGATGGCTATCAACTCACCAACCCCCTCTGGTGGTGGGAG GTTTGTTGAGCCTGACCCAAGCCACACACTGGAGGAACGGGTGGTTCATTGGTACTTTGCCCAGCTGGATAATAATGGCAGTCACGATATCAACAAGAAGGAGATGAAGCCCTTCAAGCGCTATGTAAAGAAGAAAGCTAAACCCAAACGATGTGCCCGCAAGTTCACCGAATACTGTGACCTTAACAAGGACAAGACTATCTCCCTTCAAGAACTCAAAGGATGCCTAG GTAGCACTACAAGCAGCATCAGCAGTCAGGGGACAAG
- the LOC109109660 gene encoding SPARC-related modular calcium-binding protein 1-like isoform X8 produces the protein MYSHNLVIFVFWYSHALLMMCLPAASAQKSNGPRWLIGDRESPCSPVCSRSNSKPVCGSDGHSYDTSCDLERAKCKDRTLTLAHRGRCKGKNSVRIDQPLPAPTLVSEVKELTGMKEAGQTKCRTERIQALEQAKRPQESIFIPECNDDGTFAQVQCHTLTGYCWCVTTDGKPVSGSSVQNKTPVCSGNFREFMGTHAGTSGLSGSVTDKPGPPSSGRKVSFRFFLTLNPDDGSKPTPTMETHVVPEGEEITAPTLWIKQLVYKQNSSIPRKPEKVPSCDQERQAAQDEAQQNPREAVFIPDCGLQGLYKPVQCHQSTGYCWCVLVDTGRPIPGTSARYKKPECDGAARSRDSDMEDPFRDRDLTGCPEGKKVEFITSLLDALTTDMVMAINSPTPSGGGRFVEPDPSHTLEERVVHWYFAQLDNNGSHDINKKEMKPFKRYVKKKAKPKRCARKFTEYCDLNKDKTISLQELKGCLGSTTSSISSQGTSRSSGLKTESSRR, from the exons TGGCTAATAGGGGACAGAGAGAGCCCATGTTCCCCTGTGTGCTCCAGGAGTAACAGCAAGCCTGTGTGTGGGTCAGATGGACACAGTTATGATACCAGCTGTGACCTGGAGAGGGCGAAATGCAAGGACCGCACGCTCACCCTCGCCCACAGAGGCCGATGCAAAG gTAAAAACTCGGTGAGGATAGATCAGCCTCTTCCTGCACCCACACTTGTTTCAGAGGTCAAAGAGTTGACAGGTATGAAAG AAGCGGGCCAGACAAAATGTCGGACTGAGAGGATTCAGGCTCTGGAACAGGCCAAAAGGCCACAGGAATCCATTTTTATCCCAGAATGCAATGACGATGGAACATTTGCCCAG GTCCAATGTCACACCCTCACAGGATACTGCTGGTGCGTGACGACAGATGGCAAGCCAGTGAGCGGCTCTTCTGTCCAGAACAAAACACCAGTGTGTTCag GAAACTTCCGTGAATTTATGGGAACTCATGCTGGGACAAGTGGATTGTCAG GGTCAGTAACCGATAAGCCGGGACCTCCTAGTTCTGGCAGAAAAG TCTCTTTCCGTTTCTTTCTCACCCTCAATCCAGATGATGGTTCCAAGCCAACACCAACCATGGAGACGCATGTTGTCCCAGAAGGTGAGG aaattacaGCTCCAACGTTGTGGATTAAGCAGCTGGTGTACAAACAGAACAGTTCAATCCCTAGGAAGCCAG AGAAAGTTCCCTCTTGTGACCAGGAGAGGCAGGCCGCTCAAGATGAGGCTCAGCAGAACCCACGGGAGGCTGTCTTTATCCCTGACTGCGGCCTGCAGGGCCTCTACAAGCCGGTCCAGTGCCACCAGTCCACTGGGTACTGCTGGTGTGTGCTGGTGGACACTGGGAGACCCATACCTGGAACCTCTGCGAG GTATAAGAAACCAGAATGTGATGGTGCGGCTCGTTCTCGAGACTCAGACATGGAAGATCCTTTTAGAGACAGAGATCTGACAG GGTGTCCAGAGGGAAAGAAAGTGGAATTCATAACCAGCCTGTTGGATGCCCTTACTACTGACATGGTGATGGCTATCAACTCACCAACCCCCTCTGGTGGTGGGAG GTTTGTTGAGCCTGACCCAAGCCACACACTGGAGGAACGGGTGGTTCATTGGTACTTTGCCCAGCTGGATAATAATGGCAGTCACGATATCAACAAGAAGGAGATGAAGCCCTTCAAGCGCTATGTAAAGAAGAAAGCTAAACCCAAACGATGTGCCCGCAAGTTCACCGAATACTGTGACCTTAACAAGGACAAGACTATCTCCCTTCAAGAACTCAAAGGATGCCTAG GTAGCACTACAAGCAGCATCAGCAGTCAGGGGACAAG
- the LOC109109660 gene encoding SPARC-related modular calcium-binding protein 1-like isoform X11, protein MYSHNLVIFVFWYSHALLMMCLPAASAQKSNGPRWLIGDRESPCSPVCSRSNSKPVCGSDGHSYDTSCDLERAKCKDRTLTLAHRGRCKGKNSVRIDQPLPAPTLVSEVKELTGMKEAGQTKCRTERIQALEQAKRPQESIFIPECNDDGTFAQVQCHTLTGYCWCVTTDGKPVSGSSVQNKTPVCSGNFREFMGTHAGTSGLSGSVTDKPGPPSSGRKDDGSKPTPTMETHVVPEGEEITAPTLWIKQLVYKQNSSIPRKPEKVPSCDQERQAAQDEAQQNPREAVFIPDCGLQGLYKPVQCHQSTGYCWCVLVDTGRPIPGTSARYKKPECDGAARSRDSDMEDPFRDRDLTGCPEGKKVEFITSLLDALTTDMVMAINSPTPSGGGRFVEPDPSHTLEERVVHWYFAQLDNNGSHDINKKEMKPFKRYVKKKAKPKRCARKFTEYCDLNKDKTISLQELKGCLGANKEGSTTSSISSQGTRQGTNLFSELAKRV, encoded by the exons TGGCTAATAGGGGACAGAGAGAGCCCATGTTCCCCTGTGTGCTCCAGGAGTAACAGCAAGCCTGTGTGTGGGTCAGATGGACACAGTTATGATACCAGCTGTGACCTGGAGAGGGCGAAATGCAAGGACCGCACGCTCACCCTCGCCCACAGAGGCCGATGCAAAG gTAAAAACTCGGTGAGGATAGATCAGCCTCTTCCTGCACCCACACTTGTTTCAGAGGTCAAAGAGTTGACAGGTATGAAAG AAGCGGGCCAGACAAAATGTCGGACTGAGAGGATTCAGGCTCTGGAACAGGCCAAAAGGCCACAGGAATCCATTTTTATCCCAGAATGCAATGACGATGGAACATTTGCCCAG GTCCAATGTCACACCCTCACAGGATACTGCTGGTGCGTGACGACAGATGGCAAGCCAGTGAGCGGCTCTTCTGTCCAGAACAAAACACCAGTGTGTTCag GAAACTTCCGTGAATTTATGGGAACTCATGCTGGGACAAGTGGATTGTCAG GGTCAGTAACCGATAAGCCGGGACCTCCTAGTTCTGGCAGAAAAG ATGATGGTTCCAAGCCAACACCAACCATGGAGACGCATGTTGTCCCAGAAGGTGAGG aaattacaGCTCCAACGTTGTGGATTAAGCAGCTGGTGTACAAACAGAACAGTTCAATCCCTAGGAAGCCAG AGAAAGTTCCCTCTTGTGACCAGGAGAGGCAGGCCGCTCAAGATGAGGCTCAGCAGAACCCACGGGAGGCTGTCTTTATCCCTGACTGCGGCCTGCAGGGCCTCTACAAGCCGGTCCAGTGCCACCAGTCCACTGGGTACTGCTGGTGTGTGCTGGTGGACACTGGGAGACCCATACCTGGAACCTCTGCGAG GTATAAGAAACCAGAATGTGATGGTGCGGCTCGTTCTCGAGACTCAGACATGGAAGATCCTTTTAGAGACAGAGATCTGACAG GGTGTCCAGAGGGAAAGAAAGTGGAATTCATAACCAGCCTGTTGGATGCCCTTACTACTGACATGGTGATGGCTATCAACTCACCAACCCCCTCTGGTGGTGGGAG GTTTGTTGAGCCTGACCCAAGCCACACACTGGAGGAACGGGTGGTTCATTGGTACTTTGCCCAGCTGGATAATAATGGCAGTCACGATATCAACAAGAAGGAGATGAAGCCCTTCAAGCGCTATGTAAAGAAGAAAGCTAAACCCAAACGATGTGCCCGCAAGTTCACCGAATACTGTGACCTTAACAAGGACAAGACTATCTCCCTTCAAGAACTCAAAGGATGCCTAGGTGCCAATAAAGAAG GTAGCACTACAAGCAGCATCAGCAGTCAGGGGACAAGGCAAGGGACAAATTTGTTCA GTGAACTGGCCAAACGTGTTTGA
- the LOC109109660 gene encoding SPARC-related modular calcium-binding protein 1-like isoform X4 has product MYSHNLVIFVFWYSHALLMMCLPAASAQKSNGPRWLIGDRESPCSPVCSRSNSKPVCGSDGHSYDTSCDLERAKCKDRTLTLAHRGRCKGKNSVRIDQPLPAPTLVSEVKELTGMKEAGQTKCRTERIQALEQAKRPQESIFIPECNDDGTFAQVQCHTLTGYCWCVTTDGKPVSGSSVQNKTPVCSGNFREFMGTHAGTSGLSGSVTDKPGPPSSGRKVSFRFFLTLNPDDGSKPTPTMETHVVPEGEEITAPTLWIKQLVYKQNSSIPRKPEKVPSCDQERQAAQDEAQQNPREAVFIPDCGLQGLYKPVQCHQSTGYCWCVLVDTGRPIPGTSARYKKPECDGAARSRDSDMEDPFRDRDLTGCPEGKKVEFITSLLDALTTDMVMAINSPTPSGGGRFVEPDPSHTLEERVVHWYFAQLDNNGSHDINKKEMKPFKRYVKKKAKPKRCARKFTEYCDLNKDKTISLQELKGCLGANKEGSTTSSISSQGTRQGTNLFIGRLV; this is encoded by the exons TGGCTAATAGGGGACAGAGAGAGCCCATGTTCCCCTGTGTGCTCCAGGAGTAACAGCAAGCCTGTGTGTGGGTCAGATGGACACAGTTATGATACCAGCTGTGACCTGGAGAGGGCGAAATGCAAGGACCGCACGCTCACCCTCGCCCACAGAGGCCGATGCAAAG gTAAAAACTCGGTGAGGATAGATCAGCCTCTTCCTGCACCCACACTTGTTTCAGAGGTCAAAGAGTTGACAGGTATGAAAG AAGCGGGCCAGACAAAATGTCGGACTGAGAGGATTCAGGCTCTGGAACAGGCCAAAAGGCCACAGGAATCCATTTTTATCCCAGAATGCAATGACGATGGAACATTTGCCCAG GTCCAATGTCACACCCTCACAGGATACTGCTGGTGCGTGACGACAGATGGCAAGCCAGTGAGCGGCTCTTCTGTCCAGAACAAAACACCAGTGTGTTCag GAAACTTCCGTGAATTTATGGGAACTCATGCTGGGACAAGTGGATTGTCAG GGTCAGTAACCGATAAGCCGGGACCTCCTAGTTCTGGCAGAAAAG TCTCTTTCCGTTTCTTTCTCACCCTCAATCCAGATGATGGTTCCAAGCCAACACCAACCATGGAGACGCATGTTGTCCCAGAAGGTGAGG aaattacaGCTCCAACGTTGTGGATTAAGCAGCTGGTGTACAAACAGAACAGTTCAATCCCTAGGAAGCCAG AGAAAGTTCCCTCTTGTGACCAGGAGAGGCAGGCCGCTCAAGATGAGGCTCAGCAGAACCCACGGGAGGCTGTCTTTATCCCTGACTGCGGCCTGCAGGGCCTCTACAAGCCGGTCCAGTGCCACCAGTCCACTGGGTACTGCTGGTGTGTGCTGGTGGACACTGGGAGACCCATACCTGGAACCTCTGCGAG GTATAAGAAACCAGAATGTGATGGTGCGGCTCGTTCTCGAGACTCAGACATGGAAGATCCTTTTAGAGACAGAGATCTGACAG GGTGTCCAGAGGGAAAGAAAGTGGAATTCATAACCAGCCTGTTGGATGCCCTTACTACTGACATGGTGATGGCTATCAACTCACCAACCCCCTCTGGTGGTGGGAG GTTTGTTGAGCCTGACCCAAGCCACACACTGGAGGAACGGGTGGTTCATTGGTACTTTGCCCAGCTGGATAATAATGGCAGTCACGATATCAACAAGAAGGAGATGAAGCCCTTCAAGCGCTATGTAAAGAAGAAAGCTAAACCCAAACGATGTGCCCGCAAGTTCACCGAATACTGTGACCTTAACAAGGACAAGACTATCTCCCTTCAAGAACTCAAAGGATGCCTAGGTGCCAATAAAGAAG GTAGCACTACAAGCAGCATCAGCAGTCAGGGGACAAGGCAAGGGACAAATTTGTTCA